The Arthrobacter russicus genome has a segment encoding these proteins:
- a CDS encoding peptidoglycan recognition protein family protein — MEITRRQVLTSTALGAAAAPLVLAASAGTARAATPAASLQLQDELLLGVVFEDPTLAAVRLKFTDSAGSVSWRIIERSAHGKDGELATASDPVAISAEMGAVELDPAHVGRARLGAVDGKTSRFAPQRRSTGSGTVDFLGIPVVSRSMWGADESLMQWNPEFSRTQILTVHHSVIAPKAGDVASTVRAIYQLHAVTNDWGDIGYHLLIGPDGTVFAGRSTGNDRQPVFQSAVRHGQVPSGVTAAHSGGFNTGNIGICVLGDFTTKQPTAAAYGSLLNVLARLCHAVQLNPLRGVWPIPPVAYQNPVSGVKKPNPAISRHRDWNTTECPGNAFATRFDLLRPEVKLRMAMLGLLV; from the coding sequence ATGGAAATCACTCGTCGGCAAGTTCTTACCAGCACTGCGCTGGGCGCCGCTGCGGCACCCTTGGTATTAGCCGCCTCTGCCGGCACCGCCCGGGCTGCAACGCCCGCGGCGTCGCTGCAGCTGCAAGACGAACTCCTGCTCGGCGTGGTCTTCGAGGACCCGACGCTTGCGGCGGTCCGATTGAAGTTCACCGACTCCGCAGGCTCGGTGAGTTGGCGGATCATCGAACGTTCCGCGCACGGCAAGGACGGCGAGCTCGCCACGGCAAGTGATCCGGTGGCCATTTCGGCCGAAATGGGTGCCGTCGAACTTGACCCGGCACACGTCGGCCGGGCCCGCCTCGGTGCAGTCGACGGGAAAACCAGCCGGTTCGCCCCGCAACGCAGGTCTACTGGTTCAGGCACGGTTGACTTCTTGGGCATCCCAGTCGTTTCCCGTTCAATGTGGGGCGCCGATGAGAGCCTGATGCAATGGAACCCGGAATTTTCTCGGACGCAGATCCTCACGGTGCACCATTCGGTGATTGCACCGAAGGCCGGCGACGTGGCCAGTACGGTGCGGGCCATCTACCAATTGCACGCGGTGACCAATGACTGGGGCGATATCGGCTACCACCTGCTGATCGGTCCGGACGGCACGGTCTTCGCCGGCCGTTCGACCGGGAACGACCGGCAGCCGGTGTTCCAATCGGCGGTGCGCCACGGACAAGTCCCGTCCGGCGTCACCGCGGCGCATTCCGGCGGCTTCAATACCGGGAACATCGGGATTTGCGTTCTGGGTGACTTCACCACGAAACAGCCCACTGCGGCTGCGTACGGTTCGTTGCTGAATGTCCTGGCCCGGCTGTGCCACGCGGTGCAATTGAACCCGTTGCGCGGAGTGTGGCCGATTCCGCCGGTGGCTTACCAGAACCCGGTGTCCGGGGTGAAGAAGCCGAATCCGGCGATTTCCCGGCATCGCGATTGGAACACCACCGAATGCCCGGGCAATGCCTTTGCGACGCGCTTCGATCTGCTGCGGCCGGAGGTCAAGCTCCGCATGGCGATGCTGGGCTTGCTGGTCTGA
- a CDS encoding CocE/NonD family hydrolase translates to MKSTHHFRRRFAAAATLTALVFTGLPLTAFAMTDAPPAQPDATQSSSQASPSAPSEIAPSSTPSSSSTPTSSTPPSSSAEATAPPSATPTGEPSSTPSQNPDPAEATPTPSSPATGTASAAAVQQPEFADGMAQPVYQGKDLITEELWIPTPVDTDGDGQNERLRATVYRPKDTQNGLKVPTVIRMSPYNAGANNTLVHDMKRELWDPSKPIPKPTFGTVPSSGWFNTGARRNYPFYTDRGFAFVSIDSIGTNGSTGCTQMLNAKEAESTKAAVDWVTGRISGLDLQGNSVTTDWSSGKVGMWGISYLGSQAILASTTGVAGLDAIVPMSPLSNFYDYYRVGGAVVEPTGYNGEDLDNYVKLVSTNRPNEQSCQATSQEFLDQQDRATGQYSDFWNERNFFANIGKVTTPTLISAGLKDWNVRNDQTTKWFLALKERGVPTKLLLHQQDHVDPATVAGSEWTNMLNKWFTRYLFNVQNGVENAPDLRIQREDGSWQNEPSWPAVGSAPAAFRPLSGGNGSGGLVLADAPKPGIESLSDDGSITSGTLASTPNSQNRLLYATAPAKSAVRLSGFANANLALSFSRPAANISLQILDRAPDGTATVVTRGWADPQNRNSLTSSETVVPGTEYQIDIPFISTDYVFKAGNQLEIMLFASDAESNVLPPAGTVLSANLGRSQFSLPLVGGTVAGKAAFGDGNTEVTPPVTKPDPEKVTDPRIVDSGQPGENTEAGAETVVNPAASNLQRLPDTGTPSGIWALLGLAAVAVLGGGFAVLGSSLRRRNG, encoded by the coding sequence GTGAAAAGCACCCACCATTTCCGACGCCGTTTCGCGGCCGCCGCCACGCTGACCGCCCTGGTCTTCACCGGCCTGCCGCTGACCGCTTTCGCAATGACCGATGCCCCACCCGCCCAGCCCGATGCCACGCAGTCCAGCAGCCAGGCTTCGCCGTCGGCGCCCTCGGAAATCGCTCCGAGCAGCACGCCGTCGAGCAGTAGCACCCCGACCAGTAGCACCCCGCCGAGCAGCTCAGCCGAAGCCACGGCCCCGCCAAGCGCTACTCCGACGGGAGAACCGAGCAGTACGCCGAGCCAGAATCCGGACCCGGCCGAGGCGACGCCGACTCCCAGCTCTCCGGCGACCGGCACCGCCTCGGCCGCTGCGGTGCAACAGCCCGAGTTCGCCGATGGCATGGCCCAGCCGGTCTACCAGGGTAAAGACCTGATCACCGAAGAATTGTGGATCCCCACCCCGGTGGACACCGATGGAGACGGCCAGAATGAACGGTTGCGCGCCACGGTGTACCGGCCCAAAGACACCCAGAACGGGCTCAAAGTCCCCACAGTGATCCGGATGAGCCCATACAACGCCGGGGCTAACAACACCCTGGTACACGACATGAAACGCGAACTGTGGGATCCGAGCAAACCGATCCCCAAGCCGACCTTCGGCACGGTGCCCAGCTCCGGCTGGTTCAATACCGGAGCCCGCCGGAACTACCCGTTCTATACCGACCGCGGCTTCGCCTTCGTTTCCATCGACTCGATCGGCACTAATGGTTCCACCGGTTGCACCCAGATGCTCAATGCGAAAGAAGCAGAATCAACCAAAGCCGCCGTCGATTGGGTCACCGGCCGGATCAGCGGACTGGACCTGCAAGGAAATTCAGTGACTACTGATTGGTCCAGCGGCAAAGTCGGCATGTGGGGCATTTCGTACCTGGGTTCCCAAGCGATTTTGGCCTCAACCACCGGAGTAGCAGGCCTGGACGCCATTGTGCCGATGTCCCCGCTCAGCAATTTCTACGATTACTACCGGGTCGGCGGAGCCGTGGTGGAACCGACCGGGTACAACGGCGAAGATCTGGACAATTACGTCAAACTGGTCAGCACCAACCGTCCGAACGAGCAGAGCTGCCAGGCCACCTCGCAGGAATTCCTGGACCAGCAGGACCGGGCCACCGGACAGTACAGCGATTTCTGGAATGAGCGGAACTTCTTCGCCAATATCGGCAAGGTGACCACGCCGACCTTGATCAGCGCCGGGCTCAAAGACTGGAACGTCCGCAATGATCAGACCACCAAATGGTTCCTGGCCTTGAAGGAGCGCGGCGTCCCCACCAAGCTGCTCTTGCACCAGCAAGACCATGTGGACCCGGCTACCGTGGCCGGTTCGGAATGGACCAATATGCTCAACAAGTGGTTCACCCGATACCTTTTCAACGTGCAGAACGGGGTGGAAAACGCACCGGATCTTCGGATCCAGCGTGAAGACGGCAGCTGGCAGAACGAGCCGTCCTGGCCCGCCGTCGGCTCTGCGCCCGCGGCCTTCCGGCCACTTTCCGGCGGAAATGGCAGCGGCGGTCTGGTACTCGCAGATGCCCCGAAGCCCGGCATTGAATCGTTGAGCGACGATGGCAGCATCACCTCCGGCACGCTCGCCTCGACGCCGAACTCGCAAAACCGTCTGCTCTACGCGACGGCACCGGCGAAATCCGCGGTCCGGCTCAGCGGCTTCGCCAACGCTAATTTGGCCCTGAGTTTCTCCAGGCCTGCCGCGAACATCTCTCTGCAGATCCTGGATCGGGCGCCTGACGGCACCGCCACGGTAGTGACCAGAGGCTGGGCTGATCCGCAGAACCGGAACAGCCTCACCAGTTCGGAAACCGTAGTCCCAGGTACCGAATACCAAATCGACATCCCATTCATCTCCACCGACTATGTGTTCAAGGCCGGCAACCAGCTGGAGATCATGCTCTTCGCTTCGGACGCCGAAAGCAATGTGCTGCCTCCCGCCGGAACTGTGCTTTCGGCCAATCTAGGACGGAGCCAGTTCAGCTTGCCGCTGGTCGGCGGCACAGTCGCGGGCAAGGCGGCCTTCGGCGACGGGAACACCGAAGTCACCCCTCCGGTGACCAAACCGGATCCGGAGAAGGTCACGGATCCGCGCATCGTCGATTCCGGGCAACCCGGCGAAAACACTGAAGCCGGTGCGGAAACGGTGGTGAATCCGGCCGCTTCCAACCTGCAGCGGCTGCCGGACACCGGGACCCCGTCCGGCATCTGGGCCCTGCTGGGCCTGGCCGCAGTCGCGGTCCTCGGCGGCGGCTTCGCAGTACTCGGCAGCAGTCTGCGCCGGCGCAACGGCTGA